The DNA segment TCACTTTCCGGCCGCGTGGCAGGCCACGAAGCGTCCCGGGGCCGCCTCGCGCAGGTCCGGGACGCGTTCCCGGCAGTCGGCCCGGGCCTCGGGGCAGCGGGGGTGGAAGGCGCAGCCCGGGGGCGGGGCCAGGGGGCTCGGCAGCTCGCCGCGCGCCC comes from the Desulfovibrio aminophilus genome and includes:
- a CDS encoding oligopeptide/dipeptide ABC transporter ATP-binding protein is translated as MPSPLAPPPGCAFHPRCPEARADCRERVPDLREAAPGRFVACHAAGK